TGAAGATGATGATCAAAAATAAATATTTGTGGAATGGTTTTCGACAAACGAAGAATGTTTTCCTCAGGGAGAGCCATATCAACTATGATAAGAAAATCATACTTCGAATAGCAAGTCAATTCAGCCTCCGTAAGAAAATAATTTCCCAACTCTGGAGTAACATTGGTAATGGTTTTATCATGTAAAAATTCTAATATCAGACGTGCTGAACAAATGCCATCGGTATCCCAATGATGGAGTAAAAGCCCCTCCCCCAAAAGATGAATCAAATCCTTTTTTTCACACATACAAAACCTTTTTACTCTTCATGTTTACTCTCTGATCATCCCAGCACCAACTGTCTCATTTGTCTGCTCATCAATAAGAATCAAAGAACCTGTAGAACGATTCCGTCGGTAACTATCAAAGAACAACGGTTGCGAAGTATGAATCTTGATCCGACCGATCTCATTTAAACTAAGCTCCTCAACCTGTTCAACGCGATGCAAGGTGTTGATATCAATTTTATAGTAAATCGACGTAACTATTCCTTTAACCTCTCGAGTTGTATGGCGAATACTATACTTTTTCCCAGAGATCAACGGACGTGTACTCATCCAACATACCAACATATCAATATCTTGACTGACAGTTGGTAGATTATGCTCACGGACAATCATATCTCCACGACTCACATCAATATCATCTTCAAGCTGCATAACAACTGACATCGGTGGAAAAGCTTCCTGAACACACCCAGAAGGGGATTCAATTGTTTTAATTTTAGTTGAAAAACCGGACGGCAATACCTTAACACGATCCCCGGGTTTGAACACACCACTTGCGATTTTTCCTGCATACCCTCGATAGTCATGATACATTTCAGATCGAGGGCGAATCACGTATTGTATCGGAAATCGACAGTCAACCAAATTCTCATCACTACCTATATGGATATTTTCAAGCAGATACATAAGTGTTGGACCTTTATACCACGGCATATTCTTGGAGGGTTCAACAATGTTATCACCATGCAACGCACAAATCGGGATAAAAGAAATATCATTTACCTGAAGTTTTACGACAAAATCCTCAATATCCTTCTTGATCTTTTGATACACTTCCTGTTGATAATCTACTAAATCCATCTTATTGATACAAATCACAAAATGAGGTATCTGCAATAATGCTGCTATGAAAATATGTCGATGAGTTTGCTCAACAACACCATTTCGAGCATCAACTAAAATCACAGCAAGATTTGCCGTTGATGCACCAGTAACCATATTTCTGGTGTACTGGATATGTCCTGGTGTATCAGCGATGATGAACTTACGTACCGGCGTAGCAAAATATCGATAGGCAACATCAATAGTAATCCCCTGCTCACGTTCTGCCCGAAGACCATCGGTTAACAATGCAAGGTTTAATGTTTCTCCGCGCTGCTCACAGAGTCGCTCAAGATTTCTGAGTTGATCCTGAAAAATAGTTTTACTGTCGTATAACAATCGCCCAATCAACGTACTTTTCCCATCATCAACACTTCCTGCAGTGGTAAACCGAAGTAACTCCATTTCAGCATAGTTTCGCTGAGTCATTATTAGA
The window above is part of the Candidatus Thermoplasmatota archaeon genome. Proteins encoded here:
- a CDS encoding GTP-binding protein codes for the protein MTQRNYAEMELLRFTTAGSVDDGKSTLIGRLLYDSKTIFQDQLRNLERLCEQRGETLNLALLTDGLRAEREQGITIDVAYRYFATPVRKFIIADTPGHIQYTRNMVTGASTANLAVILVDARNGVVEQTHRHIFIAALLQIPHFVICINKMDLVDYQQEVYQKIKKDIEDFVVKLQVNDISFIPICALHGDNIVEPSKNMPWYKGPTLMYLLENIHIGSDENLVDCRFPIQYVIRPRSEMYHDYRGYAGKIASGVFKPGDRVKVLPSGFSTKIKTIESPSGCVQEAFPPMSVVMQLEDDIDVSRGDMIVREHNLPTVSQDIDMLVCWMSTRPLISGKKYSIRHTTREVKGIVTSIYYKIDINTLHRVEQVEELSLNEIGRIKIHTSQPLFFDSYRRNRSTGSLILIDEQTNETVGAGMIRE